The sequence below is a genomic window from Anaerolineae bacterium.
CAGCGTCGCTGCGCCCCTACTCCACCGGCGGCGCCTGCTCCCGCCACCAGCCGGCCACCTCGCGCAGTGGCGCGATCCACGGCCGGCGCGCCCGCGCCATCTCCACGATCTCCCAGAACAGCGTGCCCCAGCCAGGCAGATCCGCCTCGTCAAGGGTGGCGTTGTGCCACAGCAGGGTGAAGCATCCGCCGACGCCGGCGACATGCGCCAGCAGGGCCTCCGCCGCTTTCCGGGCCTCCGCCGCGGAAAGCCCCCGATAGGCGTACAGCGCGGCGTCCATCAGCGTCAGTGGAATCTCCAGGCAGGGATAGGGCCGGCCCCGGCGAAAGTCATAGGGGAAAAAGGGGAAGGAGAAGCCGGCGCGGCCCCCCTCCCGCTCGGCGAAGCCCAGCGACGAGTCATAGACAAAGCCCTGCGCGGCGCACATCTCCCAGGATGCCGGGATATCGAAGCGTAGGAAGTGGTGGCGCTGGCCGGCGACCGGCCCGACGATTTCCTCCAGCATGCGCCGCTCCCTCTCCAGGCGCGGTGGATCGCCCAGGGTGAGAAAGCTCCCATGCAGTGCCACCTCATGGCCCAGCTCCGCCGTGCGCCGCACGATATCGGCCGGCCGGCCCTTCGGCCTCAACCGGTAGCCGCCGTCCTGCGGATGGGCATGGTCGGCCAGGAAAAAGTAAGTGGCGCGGATGCCGGCCTCCCGCTCGCGCTCCGCCAGCTCCAGCACGTTGTCGTGGGGATTGGGCCTCTCTCGGAGGCCGTGCAGGGTCTCGTTCAGCCGGCGCAGGGCACCGGCCGGCCCGCCCACCCGCCAGGCCTGGCGCAGGTATCCCAGCTCCCCGACGATGCGCCGCGGGCGCCATTTGCACAGGGAGTCAATGTCGTGCGTGACGCAGAAGGCGAAGGGCGCGCCGCCGGGCCAGACCGGCCGGCGCGGCAGTTTTCCGCCGGCCAGCCCCTCCAGCATATCCCGCAGGAGCATCATGTACCCGTCCACCACGTGCATATCTTCGGCACAGCCGGCGAACCAGGAGGCGGCATAGCGGAAGCGGCCCCAATCGTCGCGCCCGCCCTCCGCGTACTCCTCCCATCGGCTGAGCACCCAGAAGGCGGCCGCCGGCAGGTCTGCCGGCAGGATGAGGCATCGTTCGCGGCGGGCCTGTGCGAGCCAAACCGAGGCATCCCATTCCGCCGGCCCGCCGAAGGGGAGCGGCCAGCGCCGGCCGGCATGGGAGATGTAGGCAGGGGGCGGGGGTTGGCCGGCGCCGGCCCGGCGCCGGATCTCCGCCGCGGTCGGGTCGGCGCGGATGACCAGCGCGCCGGCCGGCAGTTCGTCCGGGGGCACAGGGAGATAGGCGATGCTCGCCGGTGGTGCGCCGGCGGGGGGCCATTCGGCGCACCAGTGATAGGGGATGCCGGCGGCGCGCAGGAGGGCATCCAGCGCATAGCGGATCTCCGGCGCGATGGGATGGTCGGCGGGGATATAGAGCGCAACTGCGTCGGCCGGCATCATGGCTTCTGCTCCTGCAGTATCCGATAGACGTGCACTTGATGGGGTGCGAACACATCGCTCCAGGAACCGTCTCGCAGTTCGATCTCCCGCTCCTCGAACACGACGGTGAGCCTGGTCTGGGACGCCGGCACTCCCTGGAAGACCGCCTCCAGCTCCTCATCGGCCAGGTTCACCGCCAGCAGGTAGCGCGC
It includes:
- a CDS encoding polysaccharide deacetylase family protein, producing MMPADAVALYIPADHPIAPEIRYALDALLRAAGIPYHWCAEWPPAGAPPASIAYLPVPPDELPAGALVIRADPTAAEIRRRAGAGQPPPPAYISHAGRRWPLPFGGPAEWDASVWLAQARRERCLILPADLPAAAFWVLSRWEEYAEGGRDDWGRFRYAASWFAGCAEDMHVVDGYMMLLRDMLEGLAGGKLPRRPVWPGGAPFAFCVTHDIDSLCKWRPRRIVGELGYLRQAWRVGGPAGALRRLNETLHGLRERPNPHDNVLELAEREREAGIRATYFFLADHAHPQDGGYRLRPKGRPADIVRRTAELGHEVALHGSFLTLGDPPRLERERRMLEEIVGPVAGQRHHFLRFDIPASWEMCAAQGFVYDSSLGFAEREGGRAGFSFPFFPYDFRRGRPYPCLEIPLTLMDAALYAYRGLSAAEARKAAEALLAHVAGVGGCFTLLWHNATLDEADLPGWGTLFWEIVEMARARRPWIAPLREVAGWWREQAPPVE